One segment of Candidatus Pantoea bituminis DNA contains the following:
- a CDS encoding thiamine pyrophosphate-binding protein, with the protein MGFAAAGFAKARLRQQIMVVTASIGPGTTNLLTAAGVAHVSRLPFLMLCGDTFAQRHPDPVMQQVEHFNDPTHTVNDAFKAVTRYWDRITWPEQIVSSLPQAVATMLDPGECGPAFIGLCQDVQEMAWDFPEAFFQRRVHHIPRPRPDNQLLNKAVALLQQAKNPLIISGGGVRYSRAEAALEKLAKERGIPVVETIAGKGAFTHDHPVHAGPIGILGSTSANALAAKADVIIAVGTRLMDFVTGSWSVFSHEAKFIAINAARFDANKHFAIPLVCDAREGLSELDQALGSYQADPAWLPQGKAWFSEWNHLIAEKQERAITPDGVPTYAQVVGVVNASAAKEDYVISAAGAAR; encoded by the coding sequence ATGGGATTCGCCGCGGCGGGGTTTGCCAAAGCGCGCCTGCGCCAGCAGATTATGGTGGTTACAGCGTCAATCGGGCCGGGAACGACGAATCTATTGACAGCTGCAGGCGTGGCACATGTAAGCCGGTTGCCTTTTTTAATGCTCTGCGGTGATACCTTTGCTCAACGCCATCCCGATCCGGTTATGCAACAGGTTGAACATTTTAACGATCCAACGCATACCGTTAACGATGCGTTTAAAGCTGTAACGCGTTATTGGGACCGTATAACCTGGCCGGAGCAGATCGTCTCTTCGCTGCCGCAGGCAGTTGCAACCATGCTGGATCCTGGCGAGTGCGGGCCTGCTTTTATCGGTCTTTGTCAGGATGTTCAGGAGATGGCGTGGGATTTTCCCGAAGCCTTCTTCCAGCGCCGTGTTCACCACATTCCACGTCCACGCCCGGACAATCAGTTGCTGAATAAAGCGGTTGCACTGCTGCAACAAGCCAAAAATCCGCTGATTATTTCTGGCGGCGGCGTCCGTTACTCGCGAGCGGAAGCGGCATTAGAAAAACTCGCTAAAGAACGCGGCATTCCCGTGGTTGAAACCATCGCGGGTAAAGGCGCTTTCACTCACGATCATCCGGTACATGCCGGCCCGATTGGCATCCTGGGTTCAACATCCGCTAATGCGCTGGCAGCAAAAGCAGATGTGATTATCGCCGTCGGCACTCGCTTGATGGATTTTGTGACCGGCTCATGGTCAGTCTTTTCACATGAAGCAAAATTTATTGCTATCAACGCAGCACGCTTTGATGCCAACAAACATTTTGCCATTCCGTTGGTATGCGATGCGCGAGAAGGTTTGTCTGAACTCGATCAAGCATTAGGCAGCTATCAGGCCGATCCCGCGTGGCTTCCACAAGGAAAGGCATGGTTCAGCGAGTGGAATCATCTGATTGCAGAAAAACAAGAGCGGGCCATCACCCCTGACGGCGTTCCAACTTATGCGCAGGTGGTTGGCGTGGTAAATGCCAGTGCAGCGAAAGAGGATTATGTCATCAGCGCAGCGGGGGCTGCCAGGTGA
- a CDS encoding thiamine pyrophosphate-dependent enzyme, with translation MSSAQRGLPGELVKGWKVKTPGTFDCEFGFSCMGYEISAGWGAAMIEEERDVFVMIGDGTYMMMNSDVYSTVLSGHKMILLVCDNGGYAVINRLQNAKGGASFNNLLKDCKVKEPFHVDFVAHAQSMGALARKVSNLDELETAIGWAKSNDRTTVICIDTHPHEWTPGDAWWDVGVPEVSARESVMEARREQEEARKKQRIGI, from the coding sequence ATGTCATCAGCGCAGCGGGGGCTGCCAGGTGAGTTAGTCAAAGGGTGGAAAGTAAAAACGCCCGGTACCTTTGATTGCGAGTTTGGCTTCTCCTGCATGGGATACGAGATTTCCGCCGGCTGGGGTGCCGCCATGATTGAAGAAGAGCGAGATGTTTTCGTCATGATCGGGGATGGCACCTACATGATGATGAACTCCGATGTCTATTCAACGGTGCTCTCCGGTCACAAGATGATTCTGCTGGTGTGCGATAACGGCGGCTATGCGGTCATTAACCGACTGCAAAATGCCAAAGGCGGCGCGTCATTCAACAATCTACTTAAAGATTGCAAAGTAAAAGAACCGTTCCACGTCGATTTCGTCGCGCATGCGCAGTCGATGGGCGCACTGGCACGTAAAGTCAGCAACCTTGATGAGCTGGAAACCGCCATTGGATGGGCTAAATCCAACGATCGCACCACAGTTATCTGCATTGACACTCATCCGCATGAATGGACACCAGGCGATGCCTGGTGGGATGTTGGCGTACCCGAAGTCAGCGCCCGGGAGAGTGTGATGGAAGCAAGACGGGAGCAAGAAGAAGCCCGCAAAAAACAGCGGATTGGTATTTAA
- a CDS encoding SDR family oxidoreductase produces MTHFLDGKIAVITGGTQGLGAAIAKEFKQSGAAGLILCGRNAEKGAAVAEQLSSPECAVHFVKTDLTNVEDCRKAIKTAETHFGRLDVLVNAGAMTDRGTIIDTSPELFDQMFATNVRGPFFLMQETVKLMKRTEVKGSIVNICSMSGLAGQPFISAYCASKGALATLTRNTAFATLRNNIRVNALNIGWMASEGEDRIMKQYHGAEDNWLEKAAADLPFGRLIDPHEVARAVVFLASEQSGLMTGSVVNYDQSVWGGYENSPAPAQPL; encoded by the coding sequence ATGACTCATTTTCTTGATGGAAAAATTGCCGTAATCACCGGCGGGACGCAGGGTTTAGGTGCGGCAATTGCAAAAGAGTTTAAACAGTCTGGTGCAGCGGGCCTGATTTTGTGTGGTCGTAATGCCGAGAAGGGAGCCGCAGTGGCTGAACAGTTATCCAGCCCAGAGTGTGCCGTACATTTTGTTAAAACGGATCTGACAAACGTTGAGGACTGCCGCAAAGCGATCAAAACCGCCGAAACGCATTTTGGCCGACTTGATGTGCTGGTCAATGCGGGCGCAATGACCGACCGCGGGACAATTATCGACACTTCTCCAGAGCTGTTTGACCAAATGTTTGCGACGAATGTACGCGGGCCGTTTTTCCTGATGCAAGAAACCGTGAAGCTGATGAAACGCACAGAAGTGAAAGGCAGCATTGTGAATATCTGCTCTATGTCTGGGCTGGCCGGGCAGCCTTTCATTTCAGCCTATTGCGCATCAAAAGGTGCACTGGCGACACTGACACGCAACACCGCGTTTGCCACGCTGCGCAACAATATTCGGGTTAACGCACTGAATATTGGCTGGATGGCTTCCGAAGGCGAAGATCGGATTATGAAGCAATATCATGGCGCGGAGGATAACTGGCTGGAAAAAGCGGCAGCCGATCTGCCCTTTGGGCGCTTGATTGATCCGCATGAAGTTGCTCGCGCCGTCGTCTTTTTGGCAAGTGAACAGTCAGGACTCATGACGGGCTCAGTGGTCAATTATGACCAGTCCGTCTGGGGAGGCTATGAAAACTCGCCGGCTCCGGCACAGCCTCTGTGA
- a CDS encoding substrate-binding domain-containing protein has translation MIFSAQAKEMKVGVALSNFDLNFISILRTQMDKELKQQKLDGQFVDAKGDVALQAQQVDDFINQGVDAIILNPVDTQGVAPMIKAAESANIPLVFVNRKPEVKLPENMAYVGSDSALGGKMEMEALAKMMNYKGNVAIIMGALSTEEARERTRAVEAVIKEHKDMKVIEKQTAKWQRNEAVDVVSNWLLNATPIDAIAANNDEMAIGAILALGQSKKKNILIAGIDGTPDGLKFVQNGKMALSIFQDAKGQATGAVKVTRALLDKKKVETYTWIPYQVITSENYKNFLTSNN, from the coding sequence ATGATTTTTTCTGCCCAAGCTAAAGAGATGAAAGTCGGCGTTGCATTGTCCAACTTTGATCTTAACTTTATTTCAATCTTGCGTACGCAGATGGATAAAGAGCTAAAACAGCAAAAACTGGACGGCCAGTTTGTTGATGCAAAAGGAGACGTTGCCCTGCAAGCACAGCAGGTTGATGACTTCATCAATCAGGGGGTTGATGCCATCATTCTCAATCCTGTTGACACGCAAGGCGTGGCACCCATGATCAAGGCGGCCGAAAGTGCCAATATTCCGCTGGTGTTTGTTAACCGCAAACCCGAAGTCAAACTTCCCGAAAATATGGCCTACGTTGGCTCAGATTCAGCGCTGGGTGGGAAAATGGAGATGGAAGCGTTGGCTAAGATGATGAATTATAAAGGCAACGTCGCGATTATCATGGGGGCGTTATCTACTGAAGAGGCGCGCGAAAGAACGCGTGCCGTTGAAGCGGTGATTAAAGAGCATAAGGATATGAAAGTCATTGAAAAACAAACGGCTAAGTGGCAACGCAATGAAGCAGTAGATGTGGTTTCCAACTGGCTTTTGAACGCAACGCCCATTGATGCTATTGCCGCAAATAATGATGAAATGGCGATAGGCGCTATTCTTGCTTTAGGGCAGTCAAAAAAGAAAAATATTCTTATTGCAGGAATTGACGGTACGCCAGATGGTCTGAAATTCGTTCAGAATGGAAAAATGGCGCTCTCCATATTTCAGGATGCAAAAGGGCAAGCAACGGGTGCGGTTAAAGTAACCCGAGCGCTGCTGGATAAAAAGAAAGTCGAAACCTACACCTGGATTCCTTATCAGGTTATCACGTCAGAAAATTATAAAAATTTTCTGACGTCCAATAATTAA
- a CDS encoding sugar phosphate isomerase/epimerase family protein has translation MKTIKGPGVFLAQFAGESAPFNTLAGMASWAAEKGFKGVEIPSWNTNLIDLHRAAESQTYADEILGVLNEYGLTLTDLASHLQGQLVALHPAFDLPADSFAPAALRNNPEERQRWATEQLKMAAKASRRLGLDKHVTFSGTLLWPFLYPYPQWPEGLIEEGFDELVRRWMPILNVFDEQGVDVCYEIHPTEDLHDGLTFERFLEKTGNHSRCNMMYDPSHLVLQSIDYLAFIDHYHQRIKAFHVKDAEFRPNGKTGAYGGYQPWTSRAGRFRSPGDGQIDFAAIFSSLTGYNFDGWAVLEWECCFKNPEDGAREGALFINDKIIHVTERSFDDFCKSYADQSLNRKIIGI, from the coding sequence ATGAAAACAATTAAAGGTCCTGGCGTTTTTCTGGCGCAATTTGCCGGAGAAAGTGCACCCTTTAATACGCTTGCTGGCATGGCATCGTGGGCGGCAGAAAAAGGATTTAAAGGCGTGGAGATCCCCAGTTGGAATACAAACCTAATCGATCTTCATCGGGCTGCTGAAAGCCAGACTTACGCCGATGAGATACTGGGTGTCCTGAATGAATATGGTCTGACGTTGACCGACCTCGCCAGCCATTTGCAAGGTCAGCTGGTGGCCTTGCATCCTGCTTTTGATTTGCCGGCTGATAGTTTTGCGCCAGCTGCGCTCAGAAACAATCCTGAGGAGCGCCAACGTTGGGCAACGGAGCAGCTAAAGATGGCTGCAAAAGCGTCACGCCGGTTAGGGCTGGATAAGCATGTGACCTTTTCAGGCACCTTGCTCTGGCCGTTTCTTTATCCCTATCCGCAATGGCCCGAGGGTCTGATTGAAGAGGGATTTGATGAACTGGTCCGACGCTGGATGCCAATCCTCAATGTATTTGACGAACAGGGTGTCGATGTTTGTTACGAGATCCATCCTACTGAGGATCTGCATGATGGCCTGACATTTGAGCGCTTTTTGGAAAAAACGGGCAATCATTCACGCTGCAATATGATGTATGACCCCAGTCATCTTGTCCTGCAAAGTATTGATTATCTCGCCTTCATCGATCACTACCACCAACGTATTAAAGCTTTTCACGTCAAGGATGCAGAGTTCCGTCCCAATGGGAAAACCGGCGCCTATGGCGGGTATCAGCCCTGGACGAGCCGCGCGGGGCGGTTCCGTTCTCCAGGAGATGGGCAAATTGATTTCGCTGCCATTTTTTCAAGCCTGACAGGCTATAACTTTGACGGCTGGGCGGTACTTGAGTGGGAGTGTTGCTTCAAGAATCCAGAAGATGGTGCACGCGAAGGCGCGCTTTTCATCAACGATAAGATCATTCATGTGACAGAACGATCATTTGATGATTTCTGCAAATCCTATGCAGATCAGTCGCTAAACAGAAAAATCATTGGAATTTAG
- a CDS encoding Gfo/Idh/MocA family protein, which produces MNKQPLKGRRIRLGMVGGGEGAYIGGIHRFAARMDNQYELVAGAFDVDPGRGHAFAAQNFVAAERSYKDYQTMIAAESTREDGVDIIAICTPNFTHYPIARACLDAGIDVICEKPLTTTLDDAEALAEVVQRTGRFLGVTYTYSGYPMVMEARIKIEAGLIGKVRTVQVEYPLEWMATGIELKNNQQAAWRVDPKKNGRGGSIGDIGTHAYHLASYVTGLQAESVLADLATFVEGRALDDNAHVLIRYEGGARGMLWSSQVAIGCSNALRLRVFGETGSLMWFQEQPNELLYTSLEGDSQVIKRGRDTLHDLTKARTRTPPGHPEGYIEAFSNLYQGFATILRLRDEKRNLTENTHVIPQIYDGLKGVAFVDAVVDSHEQGSVWMKPKYV; this is translated from the coding sequence ATGAATAAACAGCCATTGAAAGGTCGCCGCATCCGGCTCGGCATGGTGGGCGGCGGTGAAGGCGCTTATATCGGCGGTATTCATCGATTCGCTGCCCGAATGGATAATCAATATGAATTAGTGGCTGGCGCATTTGATGTGGATCCTGGGCGTGGGCATGCTTTTGCTGCACAGAATTTTGTCGCAGCAGAGCGCTCTTATAAGGATTATCAGACGATGATTGCCGCTGAAAGCACGCGCGAAGATGGCGTGGACATCATCGCCATCTGCACGCCTAATTTTACCCACTATCCTATCGCCCGCGCCTGTCTTGACGCTGGCATTGATGTGATCTGTGAAAAACCGCTGACCACCACGCTTGATGATGCAGAGGCTCTGGCTGAAGTCGTGCAGCGTACCGGAAGATTTTTAGGGGTAACGTATACATATTCCGGTTATCCCATGGTGATGGAAGCCCGGATCAAAATCGAAGCAGGACTGATTGGCAAAGTCCGCACGGTACAGGTTGAATATCCATTGGAATGGATGGCGACAGGCATTGAGCTTAAAAACAATCAACAAGCGGCATGGCGTGTTGACCCTAAGAAGAATGGGCGGGGCGGTTCAATCGGAGACATTGGCACGCATGCTTATCACTTGGCCAGCTATGTCACTGGCCTGCAGGCCGAAAGCGTACTGGCCGATCTCGCTACCTTCGTTGAAGGCCGGGCATTGGATGATAACGCACACGTCCTGATCCGTTATGAAGGCGGCGCAAGGGGCATGCTTTGGTCATCACAAGTCGCTATCGGCTGCTCTAACGCTTTACGCTTGCGCGTTTTTGGTGAAACAGGCAGTTTGATGTGGTTTCAGGAGCAGCCTAACGAGTTGCTTTATACCTCGCTGGAGGGCGATAGCCAGGTTATCAAACGTGGCCGGGATACGCTCCACGACTTGACGAAAGCACGCACTCGTACGCCGCCCGGTCATCCCGAAGGCTACATTGAGGCCTTTTCAAATCTCTACCAAGGCTTCGCGACAATTCTTCGGCTGCGCGATGAAAAGCGCAATCTCACAGAGAATACCCACGTAATACCGCAAATTTATGATGGATTAAAAGGCGTGGCTTTCGTCGATGCCGTTGTGGACAGCCATGAACAGGGTTCGGTCTGGATGAAACCTAAATACGTGTAG
- a CDS encoding phytanoyl-CoA dioxygenase family protein, which yields MTSQYFVNEDQVSVEDFSSFCAQHVDRADYPLASEVTSDVLIYDRHVLDEIAATDKKRVLSELHKALSYGPGVFVVRGLYSDTEIIDSASQVFEEIMHEEAKSKVQADHFSKAGNNGRIWNALQKLAEANPHVFTNYYANTTLGLICQAWLGPAWRMTSQVNQVRPGGEAQQAHRDYHLGFQQSAFAAEFPVPAQILSQYLTLQGAVAHTDMPLESGPTRLLPWSHQYELGYIAYRRPEFVDFFNENYVQLPLRKGDGLFFNPALFHAAGNNSTHDVVRTANLLQISSAFGVPMEEVNHEQILKVIYPSLKGSTLSEETRNAVIAVAARGYSFPTNLDTDPPVGGLVPKTQQQLLLQALQDNLSAEQFNRELDQHTARRKA from the coding sequence ATGACATCTCAATATTTCGTAAATGAAGATCAGGTTTCAGTTGAAGATTTCAGTTCTTTTTGTGCCCAACATGTCGACCGCGCCGACTATCCGCTGGCCAGCGAAGTCACCTCTGATGTATTGATTTACGATCGGCATGTGCTTGACGAGATTGCAGCAACAGACAAAAAGCGGGTGCTGAGTGAGTTACACAAGGCGCTTTCCTATGGGCCTGGCGTTTTTGTGGTGCGGGGGCTTTATAGCGATACTGAAATCATTGACAGCGCCTCTCAGGTTTTTGAAGAGATTATGCACGAGGAAGCTAAGTCCAAGGTACAGGCTGACCACTTTTCAAAAGCTGGCAACAATGGTCGCATCTGGAATGCTCTGCAAAAACTGGCTGAAGCTAATCCACACGTGTTCACGAATTACTATGCCAATACCACGCTGGGTTTGATCTGCCAGGCGTGGTTAGGGCCAGCCTGGCGCATGACTTCGCAGGTTAATCAGGTTCGTCCTGGTGGCGAAGCGCAACAGGCGCACCGTGATTATCATTTGGGTTTTCAACAAAGCGCCTTTGCCGCTGAATTTCCTGTTCCCGCGCAAATTCTTTCGCAATATTTGACGCTGCAGGGCGCCGTCGCCCATACGGACATGCCACTCGAATCAGGCCCAACGCGATTATTGCCGTGGTCGCATCAGTATGAACTGGGCTATATCGCTTACCGTCGCCCAGAGTTTGTCGATTTCTTTAATGAAAATTATGTCCAGCTGCCGCTGCGCAAAGGGGATGGATTATTCTTTAACCCGGCGCTGTTCCATGCCGCAGGCAATAATTCGACGCACGATGTCGTACGAACGGCGAACTTGCTGCAAATCTCATCGGCGTTTGGCGTTCCCATGGAGGAAGTCAATCATGAGCAGATCCTTAAAGTGATTTATCCCTCACTCAAAGGCAGCACGCTTTCGGAAGAAACGCGCAATGCCGTGATTGCCGTTGCGGCGCGCGGCTATTCTTTCCCAACTAATCTGGATACCGATCCGCCGGTAGGTGGATTGGTGCCAAAAACGCAACAGCAGCTCTTGCTGCAAGCGCTGCAGGATAACCTGAGCGCGGAGCAATTTAACCGCGAATTAGACCAGCACACCGCCAGACGAAAGGCGTAA